A genomic stretch from Poecile atricapillus isolate bPoeAtr1 chromosome 10, bPoeAtr1.hap1, whole genome shotgun sequence includes:
- the TERF2 gene encoding telomeric repeat-binding factor 2 isoform X2, giving the protein MAARRAARQEPDPDWAGMAALPEKTVNGWVLQFYFHRAIEAYRSGRNRDFRQFRDIMQALLVRPLDREPEMAQMLRIMQLLSRVEEGENLGKRRDPPPKVWMPILIDCTFDKESELTPLESAMLVLDFIREEFSVADRTMEAVQKMVKEAAVVVCIRNKEFEKASDIVKKHIGKEPRNQKRNEWLAVIREKNPSHPKVKNFSYEDFQQSIFEFLKGYVDDSEPALLTLLKKTLNSEHADKARSLLGTSEFADGLKDQAAAPEALGRAEGPARAPEASGRAEGPARAPEASGRAEGPTRAPEASGRAEGPARAPELAGATEDLEGAARPAERAAGPTAAPEMMAEANGPAATVEPMEVVSDPAATPEHLTAAYDILQGTPEPMEIAKEPAAAIPELPRVSTRESQRQPPGAVTSYGISVLREAFKILSNSRDSDALFTKLDETDLPSPKQLSPSVSHRTKRCREEDNQASETSEPPEIPQKIKNLFSISNLIVDLDGSSSKSSECPDSSQEHVVSSASKPALKLPDEPLSAPSEKSLQARWNSSCGTEEKDSWSDEDELFANAALLEKSNVSRNSSSKKQKWTMQESEWIKEGVKKYGEGRWKAICLKYPFENRTPVMIKDRWRTMKKLGIL; this is encoded by the exons AtggcggcgcggcgggcggcgcggcaGGAGCCGGACCCCGACTGGGCCGGGATGGCGGCGCTCCCCGAGAAGACCGTGAACGGCTGGGTCCTGCAGTTCTACTTCCACCGGGCCATAGAGGCCTATCGCTCCGGGCGCAACCGTGATTTCCGCCAGTTCCGCGACATCATGCAAg CGCTGCTCGTGCGGCCCCTGGACAGGGAGCCGGAGATGGCCCAGATGCTCCGGATAATGCAGCTGCTGTCGCGGGTGGAGGAGGGCGAGAATCTCG GGAAGCGCCGTGACCCCCCCCCAAAAGTATGGATGCCAATTCTTATAGATTGCACCTTCGACAAGGAGTCAGAGCTGACCCCACTGGAGTCGGCCATGCTCGTCCTGGACTTCATCCGTGAGGAATTCTCTGTGGCCGACAGGACGATGGAGGCTGTGCAGAAAATGGTGAAGGAAGCT GCTGTTGTTGTTTGTATCAGAAACAAGGAGTTTGAAAAAGCTTCTGATATCGTCAAGAAGCACATAGGGAAGGAGCCCAGAAACCAA AAGAGGAATGAGTGGCTGGCTGTCATCCGGGAGAAGAACCCCTCTCATCCAAAGGTCAAAAACTTCTCCTACGAGGACTTCCAGCAGAGCATCTTTGAGTTCCTGAAGGGCTACGTGGACGACTCGGAGCCAGCGCTGCTGACG TTACTGAAAAAGACCTTGAATTCAGAACACGCCGACAAAGCAAGATCCTTGCTAGGGACTTCTGAGTTTGCAGATGGGCTGAAGgaccaggcagcagctccagaggcctTGGGAAGAGCAGAGGGTCCAGCCAGAGCTCCAGAGGCCTCGGGAAGGGCAGAGGGCCCAGCCAGAGCTCCAGAGGCCTCGGGAAGGGCAGAGGGTCCAACCAGAGCTCCAGAGGCCTCGGGAAGGGCAGAGGGCCcagccagagctccagagcTTGCAGGGGCAACAGAAGACCTGGAGGGAGCTGCCAGGCCTGCAGAAAGGGCAGCTGGTCCCACGGCAGCTCCAGAGATGATGGCAGAAGCCAATGGCCCTGCGGCAACTGTGGAACCTATGGAAGTAGTCAGTGACCCAGCAGCAACACCCGAACATTTAACAGCAGCATATGACATCCTGCAGGGCACTCCAGAGCCTATGGAAATAGCTaaagaaccagcagcagcaatccCAGAACTCCCCAGAGTGTCCACCAGGGAATCACAAAG GCAGCCCCCCGGAGCTGTAACCTCGTACGGGATTTCTGTTCTGAGAGAAGCTTTCAAGATCCTGTCGAACTCCAGGGACTCGGACGCTCTTTTCACCAAACTGGACGAAACAGACTTGCCTTCCCCCAAGCAACTGTCTCCTTCTGTATCCCACAGAACCAAGAGATGTAGAGAAGAGGACAATCAAGCTTCTGAGACCTCAGAGCCTCCTGAAATACCCCAAAAGATCAAAAACTTGTTCAGCATAAGCAATCTGATCGTGGATTTGGACGGCTCATCCAGCAAGTCGAGCGAGTGCCCCGACTCCTCCCAGGAGCACGTGGTCTCTTCCGCTTCCAAACCTGCTCTGAAATTGCCTGATGAGCCCTTGTCTGCCCCGAGTGAGAA GTCCCTCCAAGCAAGGTGGAACAGCTCCTGTGGCACGGAGGAGAAGGACAGCTGGAGTGACGAGGATGAGCTTTTTGCAAATGCAG CATTACTTGAGAAAAGCAATGTCTCCAGGAACTCCAGCTCCAAGAAACAG AAATGGACCATGCAGGAGAGCGAGTGGATCAAGGAAGGGGTGAAGAAGTACGGAGAAGGGAGGTGGAAAGCCATTTGCCTCAAGTACCCCTTCGAGAACCGCACCCCAGTGATGATCAAGGACCGCTGGCGGACCATGAAGAAACTGGGAATCCTCTGA
- the TERF2 gene encoding telomeric repeat-binding factor 2 isoform X1: MAARRAARQEPDPDWAGMAALPEKTVNGWVLQFYFHRAIEAYRSGRNRDFRQFRDIMQALLVRPLDREPEMAQMLRIMQLLSRVEEGENLGKRRDPPPKVWMPILIDCTFDKESELTPLESAMLVLDFIREEFSVADRTMEAVQKMVKEAAVVVCIRNKEFEKASDIVKKHIGKEPRNQKKRNEWLAVIREKNPSHPKVKNFSYEDFQQSIFEFLKGYVDDSEPALLTLLKKTLNSEHADKARSLLGTSEFADGLKDQAAAPEALGRAEGPARAPEASGRAEGPARAPEASGRAEGPTRAPEASGRAEGPARAPELAGATEDLEGAARPAERAAGPTAAPEMMAEANGPAATVEPMEVVSDPAATPEHLTAAYDILQGTPEPMEIAKEPAAAIPELPRVSTRESQRQPPGAVTSYGISVLREAFKILSNSRDSDALFTKLDETDLPSPKQLSPSVSHRTKRCREEDNQASETSEPPEIPQKIKNLFSISNLIVDLDGSSSKSSECPDSSQEHVVSSASKPALKLPDEPLSAPSEKSLQARWNSSCGTEEKDSWSDEDELFANAALLEKSNVSRNSSSKKQKWTMQESEWIKEGVKKYGEGRWKAICLKYPFENRTPVMIKDRWRTMKKLGIL, from the exons AtggcggcgcggcgggcggcgcggcaGGAGCCGGACCCCGACTGGGCCGGGATGGCGGCGCTCCCCGAGAAGACCGTGAACGGCTGGGTCCTGCAGTTCTACTTCCACCGGGCCATAGAGGCCTATCGCTCCGGGCGCAACCGTGATTTCCGCCAGTTCCGCGACATCATGCAAg CGCTGCTCGTGCGGCCCCTGGACAGGGAGCCGGAGATGGCCCAGATGCTCCGGATAATGCAGCTGCTGTCGCGGGTGGAGGAGGGCGAGAATCTCG GGAAGCGCCGTGACCCCCCCCCAAAAGTATGGATGCCAATTCTTATAGATTGCACCTTCGACAAGGAGTCAGAGCTGACCCCACTGGAGTCGGCCATGCTCGTCCTGGACTTCATCCGTGAGGAATTCTCTGTGGCCGACAGGACGATGGAGGCTGTGCAGAAAATGGTGAAGGAAGCT GCTGTTGTTGTTTGTATCAGAAACAAGGAGTTTGAAAAAGCTTCTGATATCGTCAAGAAGCACATAGGGAAGGAGCCCAGAAACCAA AAGAAGAGGAATGAGTGGCTGGCTGTCATCCGGGAGAAGAACCCCTCTCATCCAAAGGTCAAAAACTTCTCCTACGAGGACTTCCAGCAGAGCATCTTTGAGTTCCTGAAGGGCTACGTGGACGACTCGGAGCCAGCGCTGCTGACG TTACTGAAAAAGACCTTGAATTCAGAACACGCCGACAAAGCAAGATCCTTGCTAGGGACTTCTGAGTTTGCAGATGGGCTGAAGgaccaggcagcagctccagaggcctTGGGAAGAGCAGAGGGTCCAGCCAGAGCTCCAGAGGCCTCGGGAAGGGCAGAGGGCCCAGCCAGAGCTCCAGAGGCCTCGGGAAGGGCAGAGGGTCCAACCAGAGCTCCAGAGGCCTCGGGAAGGGCAGAGGGCCcagccagagctccagagcTTGCAGGGGCAACAGAAGACCTGGAGGGAGCTGCCAGGCCTGCAGAAAGGGCAGCTGGTCCCACGGCAGCTCCAGAGATGATGGCAGAAGCCAATGGCCCTGCGGCAACTGTGGAACCTATGGAAGTAGTCAGTGACCCAGCAGCAACACCCGAACATTTAACAGCAGCATATGACATCCTGCAGGGCACTCCAGAGCCTATGGAAATAGCTaaagaaccagcagcagcaatccCAGAACTCCCCAGAGTGTCCACCAGGGAATCACAAAG GCAGCCCCCCGGAGCTGTAACCTCGTACGGGATTTCTGTTCTGAGAGAAGCTTTCAAGATCCTGTCGAACTCCAGGGACTCGGACGCTCTTTTCACCAAACTGGACGAAACAGACTTGCCTTCCCCCAAGCAACTGTCTCCTTCTGTATCCCACAGAACCAAGAGATGTAGAGAAGAGGACAATCAAGCTTCTGAGACCTCAGAGCCTCCTGAAATACCCCAAAAGATCAAAAACTTGTTCAGCATAAGCAATCTGATCGTGGATTTGGACGGCTCATCCAGCAAGTCGAGCGAGTGCCCCGACTCCTCCCAGGAGCACGTGGTCTCTTCCGCTTCCAAACCTGCTCTGAAATTGCCTGATGAGCCCTTGTCTGCCCCGAGTGAGAA GTCCCTCCAAGCAAGGTGGAACAGCTCCTGTGGCACGGAGGAGAAGGACAGCTGGAGTGACGAGGATGAGCTTTTTGCAAATGCAG CATTACTTGAGAAAAGCAATGTCTCCAGGAACTCCAGCTCCAAGAAACAG AAATGGACCATGCAGGAGAGCGAGTGGATCAAGGAAGGGGTGAAGAAGTACGGAGAAGGGAGGTGGAAAGCCATTTGCCTCAAGTACCCCTTCGAGAACCGCACCCCAGTGATGATCAAGGACCGCTGGCGGACCATGAAGAAACTGGGAATCCTCTGA
- the TERF2 gene encoding telomeric repeat-binding factor 2 isoform X4, with product MAARRAARQEPDPDWAGMAALPEKTVNGWVLQFYFHRAIEAYRSGRNRDFRQFRDIMQALLVRPLDREPEMAQMLRIMQLLSRVEEGENLGKRRDPPPKVWMPILIDCTFDKESELTPLESAMLVLDFIREEFSVADRTMEAVQKMVKEAAVVVCIRNKEFEKASDIVKKHIGKEPRNQKKRNEWLAVIREKNPSHPKVKNFSYEDFQQSIFEFLKGYVDDSEPALLTLLKKTLNSEHADKARSLLGTSEFADGLKDQAAAPEALGRAEGPARAPEASGRAEGPARAPEASGRAEGPTRAPEASGRAEGPARAPELAGATEDLEGAARPAERAAGPTAAPEMMAEANGPAATVEPMEVVSDPAATPEHLTAAYDILQGTPEPMEIAKEPAAAIPELPRVSTRESQRTKRCREEDNQASETSEPPEIPQKIKNLFSISNLIVDLDGSSSKSSECPDSSQEHVVSSASKPALKLPDEPLSAPSEKSLQARWNSSCGTEEKDSWSDEDELFANAALLEKSNVSRNSSSKKQKWTMQESEWIKEGVKKYGEGRWKAICLKYPFENRTPVMIKDRWRTMKKLGIL from the exons AtggcggcgcggcgggcggcgcggcaGGAGCCGGACCCCGACTGGGCCGGGATGGCGGCGCTCCCCGAGAAGACCGTGAACGGCTGGGTCCTGCAGTTCTACTTCCACCGGGCCATAGAGGCCTATCGCTCCGGGCGCAACCGTGATTTCCGCCAGTTCCGCGACATCATGCAAg CGCTGCTCGTGCGGCCCCTGGACAGGGAGCCGGAGATGGCCCAGATGCTCCGGATAATGCAGCTGCTGTCGCGGGTGGAGGAGGGCGAGAATCTCG GGAAGCGCCGTGACCCCCCCCCAAAAGTATGGATGCCAATTCTTATAGATTGCACCTTCGACAAGGAGTCAGAGCTGACCCCACTGGAGTCGGCCATGCTCGTCCTGGACTTCATCCGTGAGGAATTCTCTGTGGCCGACAGGACGATGGAGGCTGTGCAGAAAATGGTGAAGGAAGCT GCTGTTGTTGTTTGTATCAGAAACAAGGAGTTTGAAAAAGCTTCTGATATCGTCAAGAAGCACATAGGGAAGGAGCCCAGAAACCAA AAGAAGAGGAATGAGTGGCTGGCTGTCATCCGGGAGAAGAACCCCTCTCATCCAAAGGTCAAAAACTTCTCCTACGAGGACTTCCAGCAGAGCATCTTTGAGTTCCTGAAGGGCTACGTGGACGACTCGGAGCCAGCGCTGCTGACG TTACTGAAAAAGACCTTGAATTCAGAACACGCCGACAAAGCAAGATCCTTGCTAGGGACTTCTGAGTTTGCAGATGGGCTGAAGgaccaggcagcagctccagaggcctTGGGAAGAGCAGAGGGTCCAGCCAGAGCTCCAGAGGCCTCGGGAAGGGCAGAGGGCCCAGCCAGAGCTCCAGAGGCCTCGGGAAGGGCAGAGGGTCCAACCAGAGCTCCAGAGGCCTCGGGAAGGGCAGAGGGCCcagccagagctccagagcTTGCAGGGGCAACAGAAGACCTGGAGGGAGCTGCCAGGCCTGCAGAAAGGGCAGCTGGTCCCACGGCAGCTCCAGAGATGATGGCAGAAGCCAATGGCCCTGCGGCAACTGTGGAACCTATGGAAGTAGTCAGTGACCCAGCAGCAACACCCGAACATTTAACAGCAGCATATGACATCCTGCAGGGCACTCCAGAGCCTATGGAAATAGCTaaagaaccagcagcagcaatccCAGAACTCCCCAGAGTGTCCACCAGGGAATCACAAAG AACCAAGAGATGTAGAGAAGAGGACAATCAAGCTTCTGAGACCTCAGAGCCTCCTGAAATACCCCAAAAGATCAAAAACTTGTTCAGCATAAGCAATCTGATCGTGGATTTGGACGGCTCATCCAGCAAGTCGAGCGAGTGCCCCGACTCCTCCCAGGAGCACGTGGTCTCTTCCGCTTCCAAACCTGCTCTGAAATTGCCTGATGAGCCCTTGTCTGCCCCGAGTGAGAA GTCCCTCCAAGCAAGGTGGAACAGCTCCTGTGGCACGGAGGAGAAGGACAGCTGGAGTGACGAGGATGAGCTTTTTGCAAATGCAG CATTACTTGAGAAAAGCAATGTCTCCAGGAACTCCAGCTCCAAGAAACAG AAATGGACCATGCAGGAGAGCGAGTGGATCAAGGAAGGGGTGAAGAAGTACGGAGAAGGGAGGTGGAAAGCCATTTGCCTCAAGTACCCCTTCGAGAACCGCACCCCAGTGATGATCAAGGACCGCTGGCGGACCATGAAGAAACTGGGAATCCTCTGA
- the TERF2 gene encoding telomeric repeat-binding factor 2 isoform X3, producing MAARRAARQEPDPDWAGMAALPEKTVNGWVLQFYFHRAIEAYRSGRNRDFRQFRDIMQALLVRPLDREPEMAQMLRIMQLLSRVEEGENLDCTFDKESELTPLESAMLVLDFIREEFSVADRTMEAVQKMVKEAAVVVCIRNKEFEKASDIVKKHIGKEPRNQKKRNEWLAVIREKNPSHPKVKNFSYEDFQQSIFEFLKGYVDDSEPALLTLLKKTLNSEHADKARSLLGTSEFADGLKDQAAAPEALGRAEGPARAPEASGRAEGPARAPEASGRAEGPTRAPEASGRAEGPARAPELAGATEDLEGAARPAERAAGPTAAPEMMAEANGPAATVEPMEVVSDPAATPEHLTAAYDILQGTPEPMEIAKEPAAAIPELPRVSTRESQRQPPGAVTSYGISVLREAFKILSNSRDSDALFTKLDETDLPSPKQLSPSVSHRTKRCREEDNQASETSEPPEIPQKIKNLFSISNLIVDLDGSSSKSSECPDSSQEHVVSSASKPALKLPDEPLSAPSEKSLQARWNSSCGTEEKDSWSDEDELFANAALLEKSNVSRNSSSKKQKWTMQESEWIKEGVKKYGEGRWKAICLKYPFENRTPVMIKDRWRTMKKLGIL from the exons AtggcggcgcggcgggcggcgcggcaGGAGCCGGACCCCGACTGGGCCGGGATGGCGGCGCTCCCCGAGAAGACCGTGAACGGCTGGGTCCTGCAGTTCTACTTCCACCGGGCCATAGAGGCCTATCGCTCCGGGCGCAACCGTGATTTCCGCCAGTTCCGCGACATCATGCAAg CGCTGCTCGTGCGGCCCCTGGACAGGGAGCCGGAGATGGCCCAGATGCTCCGGATAATGCAGCTGCTGTCGCGGGTGGAGGAGGGCGAGAATCTCG ATTGCACCTTCGACAAGGAGTCAGAGCTGACCCCACTGGAGTCGGCCATGCTCGTCCTGGACTTCATCCGTGAGGAATTCTCTGTGGCCGACAGGACGATGGAGGCTGTGCAGAAAATGGTGAAGGAAGCT GCTGTTGTTGTTTGTATCAGAAACAAGGAGTTTGAAAAAGCTTCTGATATCGTCAAGAAGCACATAGGGAAGGAGCCCAGAAACCAA AAGAAGAGGAATGAGTGGCTGGCTGTCATCCGGGAGAAGAACCCCTCTCATCCAAAGGTCAAAAACTTCTCCTACGAGGACTTCCAGCAGAGCATCTTTGAGTTCCTGAAGGGCTACGTGGACGACTCGGAGCCAGCGCTGCTGACG TTACTGAAAAAGACCTTGAATTCAGAACACGCCGACAAAGCAAGATCCTTGCTAGGGACTTCTGAGTTTGCAGATGGGCTGAAGgaccaggcagcagctccagaggcctTGGGAAGAGCAGAGGGTCCAGCCAGAGCTCCAGAGGCCTCGGGAAGGGCAGAGGGCCCAGCCAGAGCTCCAGAGGCCTCGGGAAGGGCAGAGGGTCCAACCAGAGCTCCAGAGGCCTCGGGAAGGGCAGAGGGCCcagccagagctccagagcTTGCAGGGGCAACAGAAGACCTGGAGGGAGCTGCCAGGCCTGCAGAAAGGGCAGCTGGTCCCACGGCAGCTCCAGAGATGATGGCAGAAGCCAATGGCCCTGCGGCAACTGTGGAACCTATGGAAGTAGTCAGTGACCCAGCAGCAACACCCGAACATTTAACAGCAGCATATGACATCCTGCAGGGCACTCCAGAGCCTATGGAAATAGCTaaagaaccagcagcagcaatccCAGAACTCCCCAGAGTGTCCACCAGGGAATCACAAAG GCAGCCCCCCGGAGCTGTAACCTCGTACGGGATTTCTGTTCTGAGAGAAGCTTTCAAGATCCTGTCGAACTCCAGGGACTCGGACGCTCTTTTCACCAAACTGGACGAAACAGACTTGCCTTCCCCCAAGCAACTGTCTCCTTCTGTATCCCACAGAACCAAGAGATGTAGAGAAGAGGACAATCAAGCTTCTGAGACCTCAGAGCCTCCTGAAATACCCCAAAAGATCAAAAACTTGTTCAGCATAAGCAATCTGATCGTGGATTTGGACGGCTCATCCAGCAAGTCGAGCGAGTGCCCCGACTCCTCCCAGGAGCACGTGGTCTCTTCCGCTTCCAAACCTGCTCTGAAATTGCCTGATGAGCCCTTGTCTGCCCCGAGTGAGAA GTCCCTCCAAGCAAGGTGGAACAGCTCCTGTGGCACGGAGGAGAAGGACAGCTGGAGTGACGAGGATGAGCTTTTTGCAAATGCAG CATTACTTGAGAAAAGCAATGTCTCCAGGAACTCCAGCTCCAAGAAACAG AAATGGACCATGCAGGAGAGCGAGTGGATCAAGGAAGGGGTGAAGAAGTACGGAGAAGGGAGGTGGAAAGCCATTTGCCTCAAGTACCCCTTCGAGAACCGCACCCCAGTGATGATCAAGGACCGCTGGCGGACCATGAAGAAACTGGGAATCCTCTGA